A stretch of the Mesorhizobium huakuii genome encodes the following:
- a CDS encoding GNAT family N-acetyltransferase, translating to MAENSHVLYAREPALGIAEFRKVLVESGLGKTRPVDDPARLQAMLSGANLVLTARLDIEGKPLIGVARAVTDFAWVCYISELAVSQSAQGLGIGKGLMDEARRQLGPSVAISLISMPDAVGFYERIGMKRTADAFWFSRNG from the coding sequence ATGGCTGAAAACTCCCATGTCCTCTACGCCCGCGAACCCGCGCTCGGCATCGCCGAATTCCGCAAGGTGCTGGTGGAATCCGGTCTCGGCAAGACACGGCCTGTCGATGATCCCGCCAGGCTGCAGGCGATGCTGTCCGGCGCCAATCTGGTGCTGACCGCGCGTCTCGATATCGAGGGCAAACCGCTGATCGGCGTGGCGCGCGCCGTCACCGACTTTGCCTGGGTCTGCTATATCTCCGAACTCGCCGTCTCCCAATCGGCGCAAGGGCTTGGCATTGGCAAAGGCCTGATGGACGAGGCGCGGCGGCAGCTCGGCCCGTCGGTCGCCATCAGCCTGATCTCCATGCCCGACGCCGTCGGCTTTTACGAACGCATCGGCATGAAACGCACGGCCGACGCCTTCTGGTTCTCCCGCAACGGCTGA
- the leuD gene encoding 3-isopropylmalate dehydratase small subunit: MEKFTKLTGVAAPMPIVNVDTDMIIPKDYLKTIKRTGLGTGLFAEMRYKDDGSENPDFVLNKPAYRKAQILVAGDNFGCGSSREHAPWALLDFGIRCIISTSFADIFYNNCFKNGVLPITVSPEDLEKLMDDASRGSNATLSIDLEAKEIRGPDGGVVTFDLDDFKRHCMLNGLDDIGLTMEKAGAIASFEKRNAEQRPWA, from the coding sequence ATGGAAAAATTCACCAAGCTCACCGGCGTCGCCGCTCCCATGCCGATCGTCAATGTCGACACCGACATGATCATCCCGAAGGATTATCTCAAGACGATCAAGCGCACCGGGCTCGGCACCGGCCTGTTCGCCGAAATGCGCTACAAGGACGATGGTTCGGAAAACCCGGATTTCGTGCTCAACAAGCCGGCCTACCGCAAGGCGCAGATCCTGGTCGCCGGCGACAATTTCGGCTGCGGCTCGAGCCGCGAGCACGCGCCGTGGGCGCTGCTCGATTTCGGCATACGCTGCATCATCTCGACCTCGTTCGCCGACATTTTCTACAACAACTGCTTCAAGAACGGCGTGCTGCCGATCACCGTCAGCCCCGAGGATCTCGAGAAGCTGATGGATGACGCCTCGCGCGGCTCCAATGCCACTTTGTCGATCGACCTCGAAGCCAAGGAAATCCGTGGCCCCGATGGCGGCGTTGTCACCTTCGACCTCGACGACTTCAAGCGGCACTGCATGCTCAACGGCCTCGACGATATCGGCCTGACCATGGAGAAGGCCGGCGCCATCGCCTCGTTCGAGAAGCGCAACGCCGAACAGCGCCCCTGGGCCTGA
- a CDS encoding RidA family protein, with protein sequence MRKLISTGSPFEKTAGYSRAVVQGDWCFVSGTTGYDYATMTMPETVEAQTRNCLATIGKALHDGGFDMADVVRARYYITDQAFVDVVFPILGETFGDIRPAATMIVCQLNKPEMKIEIEVTALRRTA encoded by the coding sequence ATGCGTAAATTGATCTCCACCGGCTCACCGTTCGAAAAGACCGCCGGCTATTCGCGTGCCGTGGTGCAGGGCGACTGGTGCTTTGTATCCGGCACGACCGGCTACGATTATGCGACAATGACGATGCCGGAAACCGTTGAGGCGCAGACGCGCAATTGCCTGGCGACGATCGGCAAGGCGCTTCACGATGGCGGCTTCGACATGGCCGACGTGGTGCGGGCGCGTTATTACATCACCGACCAGGCGTTCGTGGACGTGGTCTTCCCGATCCTGGGCGAAACATTCGGCGACATCAGGCCGGCGGCGACGATGATCGTCTGCCAGCTCAACAAGCCGGAAATGAAGATCGAGATCGAAGTGACCGCGCTGCGGCGGACGGCATGA
- a CDS encoding VOC family protein, which produces MKVRRIVANIETSDIAAAKRFYQDVLGLDLLMDHGWIATYGSQEKMDVQISFAEQGGSGTPVPDLSIEVDDVEAALEGMKAAGFAIEYGPADEPWGVRRFYVRDPFGRLVNILSHR; this is translated from the coding sequence ATGAAGGTCCGGCGCATCGTAGCCAATATCGAGACATCAGATATCGCGGCGGCCAAGCGCTTCTATCAGGATGTGCTCGGCCTCGACCTGCTGATGGATCACGGCTGGATCGCCACCTATGGCTCGCAAGAAAAAATGGATGTGCAGATCAGCTTTGCCGAGCAAGGCGGCTCCGGCACGCCGGTGCCCGACCTGTCGATCGAGGTCGATGATGTCGAAGCCGCACTCGAAGGCATGAAGGCCGCCGGCTTCGCCATCGAATACGGACCGGCCGACGAACCCTGGGGCGTGCGGCGCTTCTATGTGCGCGATCCCTTCGGCCGGCTGGTTAACATTCTCTCGCATCGGTGA
- the leuB gene encoding 3-isopropylmalate dehydrogenase: MATKHLFLLPGDGIGPEAMAEVKKLIAAMNEKLGSGFVTDEGLVGGCAYDAHGAAISDADMAKAMAADAVLFGAVGGPKWDAVPYEVRPEAGLLRLRKDMELFANLRPAICYPALAASSSLKQEVVEGLDILIVRELTGGVYFGEPKQIIDLGNGQKRGIDTQVYDTFEIERISGVAFELARTRRNHVTSMEKRNVMKSGVLWNDVVTQTHKARYSDVKLDHMLADAGGMQLVRWPKQFDVIVTDNLFGDMLSDIAAMLTGSIGMLPSASLGAPDVKTKKRKALYEPVHGSAPDIAGKGIANPIAMIASFAMCLRYSFGMVDEADRLEGAIAAVLDQGLRTKDIFSPGMTEVGTVEMGDAIIAKFLG, from the coding sequence ATGGCAACGAAGCATCTTTTCCTGCTCCCCGGCGACGGCATCGGCCCCGAGGCCATGGCGGAGGTCAAGAAGCTGATAGCGGCCATGAACGAAAAGCTCGGCAGCGGCTTCGTCACCGATGAGGGCCTGGTCGGCGGCTGCGCCTACGATGCACATGGCGCGGCGATCTCCGACGCCGACATGGCCAAGGCGATGGCGGCCGACGCGGTGCTGTTCGGCGCGGTCGGCGGTCCGAAATGGGATGCCGTGCCTTACGAGGTGCGCCCCGAGGCCGGCCTGCTGCGGCTGCGCAAGGACATGGAGCTGTTCGCCAATCTGCGCCCCGCCATCTGCTACCCGGCGCTGGCCGCGTCGTCCTCGTTGAAGCAGGAGGTGGTCGAGGGTCTCGACATATTGATCGTGCGCGAGCTCACCGGCGGCGTCTATTTCGGCGAGCCCAAGCAGATCATCGATCTCGGCAATGGCCAGAAGCGCGGCATCGACACGCAGGTCTACGACACGTTCGAGATCGAGCGGATTTCCGGCGTCGCCTTCGAGCTCGCGCGGACGCGTCGCAACCATGTCACCTCGATGGAAAAGCGCAACGTCATGAAGTCGGGCGTGCTGTGGAACGACGTCGTCACCCAGACCCACAAGGCCCGCTACTCCGACGTCAAGCTCGACCACATGCTGGCTGACGCCGGCGGCATGCAGCTGGTGCGCTGGCCAAAGCAGTTCGACGTCATCGTCACCGACAATCTGTTCGGCGACATGCTGTCCGACATCGCCGCCATGCTGACCGGCTCGATCGGCATGCTGCCGTCGGCCTCGCTCGGCGCGCCCGACGTGAAGACCAAGAAGCGCAAGGCGCTCTACGAGCCGGTGCACGGCTCGGCGCCCGATATTGCCGGCAAGGGCATCGCCAACCCGATCGCCATGATCGCGTCCTTCGCCATGTGCCTGCGCTATTCCTTCGGCATGGTCGATGAAGCCGACAGGCTGGAAGGCGCCATCGCCGCCGTGCTCGATCAGGGCCTGCGGACGAAGGACATTTTCTCGCCGGGCATGACCGAGGTCGGCACGGTCGAGATGGGCGACGCGATCATCGCCAAGTTCCTGGGTTAA
- a CDS encoding MarR family winged helix-turn-helix transcriptional regulator codes for MRWQRVMTAALTPLDLTHVQFVLLASAMWLGRNGEPPNQVQLAAQAGTEVKMTSDVVARLEAKGLIAREADPRDSRAKVIRVTPTGAAAAQRAIVAVEAADAAFFEPVDEAQLVGLLQQLAGEIR; via the coding sequence ATGCGCTGGCAGCGCGTCATGACGGCGGCGCTGACGCCGCTCGACCTGACACATGTCCAGTTCGTGCTACTGGCCTCGGCCATGTGGCTCGGCCGCAATGGCGAGCCGCCCAACCAGGTGCAACTCGCCGCTCAGGCCGGCACCGAGGTGAAGATGACGTCGGACGTTGTTGCCCGGCTGGAAGCGAAAGGGCTGATCGCACGGGAGGCCGACCCCAGGGATTCCCGCGCCAAGGTGATCCGCGTCACCCCAACCGGGGCGGCTGCCGCACAGCGCGCCATCGTCGCCGTCGAGGCAGCCGACGCGGCCTTTTTCGAACCGGTGGACGAGGCGCAACTCGTCGGCCTGCTGCAGCAGCTGGCCGGCGAAATCCGCTGA
- a CDS encoding polyketide cyclase, which translates to MWSNEYTAISSLPAAAIWNALKALHEGRLTYEGSDTFVLHGPFAKGTRVSVTPVGQDTFESTIVDLVDNVTYADETTFGDTKLLFRHTLVPVEGGTQVTHRLEISGPSAAEVGPELGPQISGDFDVSMAKLFEQAKELANGG; encoded by the coding sequence ATGTGGAGCAATGAATACACCGCGATTTCCTCGCTTCCCGCAGCCGCCATCTGGAATGCGCTGAAGGCCTTGCATGAAGGTCGCCTGACCTATGAAGGGTCCGACACTTTCGTGCTGCATGGCCCGTTCGCCAAGGGCACCCGTGTTTCGGTGACACCGGTCGGGCAGGACACGTTTGAATCGACCATCGTCGATCTCGTCGATAACGTCACCTATGCCGACGAGACCACGTTCGGTGACACGAAATTGCTGTTCAGGCATACGCTGGTCCCCGTCGAAGGTGGCACGCAGGTGACGCACCGGCTGGAAATTTCCGGCCCCTCGGCAGCAGAGGTCGGACCCGAACTCGGCCCGCAGATCAGCGGCGATTTCGACGTGTCGATGGCTAAATTGTTCGAGCAGGCAAAGGAGTTGGCGAACGGTGGCTGA
- a CDS encoding DUF805 domain-containing protein, with translation MRGEVLHYDEDQGFGFITGADGNRYTFTRENLRRQTTMPKGTAVEFQAGGGQARDVFPIAAQAASPAADAATSAAPAQASPAPASGAAQAQNFGRAAEPAEPTDLWGYFWRGVTQNYFNFAGRARRKEYWGYCLFWTIALLVIIGVGVFTDAEIGNFDSSEVPAMTVGLFGMFLLATFLPSLGMIVRRLHDLGLTGWLCLLILIPTFGSLIILVFALIPTQGRENQWGPVPAGVRV, from the coding sequence ATGCGCGGCGAAGTGCTCCACTATGACGAGGACCAGGGTTTCGGCTTCATCACCGGAGCCGACGGCAACCGCTACACCTTCACCCGCGAGAACCTTCGCCGGCAAACTACGATGCCCAAAGGGACGGCGGTCGAATTCCAGGCGGGCGGCGGCCAGGCGCGCGACGTTTTTCCGATCGCCGCCCAGGCCGCAAGTCCGGCCGCCGACGCCGCCACCAGCGCCGCACCGGCGCAAGCCAGCCCCGCACCTGCGTCCGGCGCAGCGCAGGCACAGAATTTCGGCCGGGCCGCCGAGCCGGCCGAGCCTACCGATCTCTGGGGTTACTTCTGGCGCGGCGTGACGCAGAACTACTTCAATTTCGCCGGCCGCGCCCGGCGCAAGGAATATTGGGGCTATTGCCTGTTCTGGACGATCGCGTTGCTGGTGATCATCGGCGTCGGCGTTTTCACCGATGCCGAGATCGGCAATTTCGACAGTTCTGAGGTGCCGGCGATGACGGTCGGGCTTTTCGGCATGTTCCTGCTGGCCACCTTCCTGCCCAGCCTGGGCATGATCGTGCGCCGCCTGCACGACCTCGGCCTGACCGGCTGGCTCTGCCTGCTCATCCTGATCCCGACCTTCGGCAGCCTGATCATCCTGGTCTTCGCACTGATCCCGACACAGGGACGCGAAAACCAGTGGGGGCCGGTGCCGGCGGGGGTCAGGGTTTAG
- a CDS encoding glycosyltransferase, with the protein MTVEHSDASAATEGGLVVNPPTLAIDATGLMFWPPGKGLAGIPRVESFLVNAALVDPDPAVQVVAFRPWEGRFRPLAPYELDHVAAGEISPHRVKPWPGKRAALSQAFEAVRQQPWDRPETDSHLAKTVTNGGKGTTYQATRLLIRAYRLYQRARIRSGLRQDAPSQAPETEPGLVLISHHILTQEDRSAVSGAAGKLAFLCHDIIPALRPDLLGSSTSERRFGSYLEQLVRSGAPAFCASDEVGATLTEHMRKAGIAAPAVYRFPMPSILHETASRMGKTSRIEAGEPFVLYCSTIEVRKNHILLARIWQQALEDGVKLPRLVCAGRWGWMIEPLRAYLKAHPELLQSVTFTGLVSDEQLIQYYRSATFGVFPSHIEGWGYGASECLDFGVPVIVSTTPSLIEASGGLMPAIDSEDQQGWYAAIRKMADDHAWRSSLVERIAQNHRPTPASASWAAIKAGLKSASRRL; encoded by the coding sequence ATGACAGTCGAGCATTCTGATGCCAGCGCCGCGACCGAGGGCGGGCTGGTTGTCAATCCTCCTACACTAGCCATCGACGCCACCGGCCTGATGTTCTGGCCGCCCGGCAAGGGCCTGGCGGGCATTCCGCGGGTGGAAAGCTTTCTCGTCAACGCGGCGTTGGTGGATCCCGACCCGGCTGTGCAGGTGGTGGCGTTCAGGCCCTGGGAAGGCCGGTTCCGGCCGCTTGCTCCCTATGAACTGGACCATGTCGCGGCGGGCGAGATTTCCCCGCATCGTGTCAAACCATGGCCGGGAAAGCGCGCGGCGCTGTCGCAGGCCTTCGAGGCGGTACGGCAGCAGCCTTGGGACAGGCCTGAGACGGACAGCCACCTGGCCAAGACGGTGACCAACGGCGGCAAGGGGACCACTTACCAGGCGACGCGGCTGTTGATCCGCGCCTATCGTCTGTACCAGCGGGCGAGGATCCGGTCGGGTTTACGCCAGGACGCTCCGAGCCAGGCCCCCGAGACGGAACCCGGCCTTGTATTGATCAGTCATCACATCCTGACGCAGGAGGACCGGTCCGCCGTTTCTGGCGCCGCCGGCAAGCTTGCCTTCCTGTGCCACGATATCATCCCGGCATTGCGCCCTGACCTGCTCGGCTCGAGCACCAGCGAGCGCCGCTTCGGCTCCTATCTCGAGCAGCTCGTGCGCAGCGGTGCCCCGGCGTTCTGCGCCTCCGACGAGGTCGGCGCGACGCTGACCGAGCATATGCGCAAGGCCGGCATCGCCGCGCCGGCGGTGTACCGCTTTCCGATGCCCTCGATCCTGCACGAGACGGCATCGCGCATGGGCAAGACCTCGCGCATCGAGGCCGGTGAGCCGTTCGTGCTCTACTGCTCGACAATCGAAGTGCGCAAGAACCACATATTGCTAGCGCGGATCTGGCAGCAGGCATTGGAAGACGGCGTCAAGCTGCCAAGGCTTGTCTGCGCCGGGCGCTGGGGCTGGATGATCGAGCCGTTGCGCGCCTATCTCAAGGCGCATCCCGAACTGCTCCAATCGGTCACTTTCACCGGACTGGTCAGCGACGAGCAGCTCATCCAATATTACCGCAGCGCCACTTTCGGCGTCTTTCCCTCGCATATAGAGGGCTGGGGCTACGGCGCCTCGGAATGCCTCGATTTCGGCGTTCCGGTCATCGTCTCGACCACACCGTCGCTGATCGAGGCGAGCGGCGGGCTGATGCCGGCGATCGATTCCGAAGACCAGCAGGGTTGGTACGCGGCGATCCGCAAGATGGCCGACGACCATGCCTGGCGCTCCTCGCTGGTGGAGCGCATCGCCCAAAACCACCGGCCGACACCGGCATCGGCAAGCTGGGCCGCCATCAAGGCCGGCCTGAAGAGCGCGTCCCGCCGCTTGTAG
- a CDS encoding DEAD/DEAH box helicase has protein sequence MSNFEGIVPALAQALEKRGYSELTPVQKAVLELGQADALVSAQTGSGKTVAFGLAMAPTLLDGAERFGAATAPLALAVAPTRELALQVTRELEWLYEPTGATVASCVGGMDMRTERRALERGAHIVVGTPGRLRDHITRQSLDMSALRAVVLDEADEMLDLGFREDLEFILDAAPAERRTLMFSATVPRSIATLAQGYQRDAVRISAAGEEKQHLDIEYRALSVAQADRENAIINVLRFYEAKNALVFCNTRAAVNHLTARFNNRNFSVVALSGELSQNERSHALQAMRDGRAKVCIATDVAARGIDLPNLELVIHADLPTNPETLLHRSGRTGRAGRKGVSALIVPGSARRRTERLLQNAGLKATWASPPSADDVIRRDDERILADPAFDEPVKDDERTFIDALLAKHGAEQVAAAFVRQCRASRSAPEDLMDVAPFTPSREGLARERPAGEKFAPRDEAPSRRDDFGASVWFSLSVGRRQNAEPRWLIPMLCRTGSISKREIGAIKMQPEETFVQIAADWAERFLAAIGPDRKLQGNIVVKRLDGTPDLSRAGYQPPSPDKKPHRGKAPFDPSAPKRKFEKRAPASADQRPAAAHEAKPWAKKPGKPKFDNAGPPKHKKAKRPS, from the coding sequence ATGTCCAACTTTGAAGGTATCGTCCCGGCGCTGGCACAGGCGCTGGAAAAACGCGGCTATTCCGAACTGACGCCGGTGCAGAAGGCCGTGCTGGAGCTTGGCCAGGCCGATGCGCTGGTCTCGGCGCAGACCGGTTCGGGCAAGACCGTGGCCTTCGGCCTTGCCATGGCGCCGACGCTGCTCGACGGCGCCGAGCGCTTTGGCGCGGCCACGGCACCACTGGCGCTGGCGGTGGCGCCGACGCGCGAGCTGGCGCTGCAGGTGACGCGTGAACTGGAATGGCTCTACGAGCCGACCGGCGCCACCGTGGCGTCCTGCGTCGGCGGCATGGACATGCGCACCGAGCGCCGCGCGCTGGAGCGCGGCGCCCATATCGTCGTCGGCACGCCCGGCCGCCTTCGCGACCACATCACACGGCAATCGCTCGACATGTCGGCGCTCAGGGCCGTGGTGCTCGACGAGGCCGACGAGATGCTCGATCTCGGTTTTCGCGAAGACCTTGAATTCATCCTCGACGCCGCCCCGGCCGAACGCCGCACGCTGATGTTCTCGGCCACCGTGCCGCGTTCGATCGCCACGCTGGCCCAGGGCTATCAGCGCGATGCCGTCCGCATCTCGGCCGCCGGCGAGGAAAAGCAGCATCTCGACATCGAATACCGGGCGCTCAGCGTCGCCCAGGCCGACCGCGAGAACGCCATCATCAACGTGCTGCGTTTCTATGAGGCGAAGAACGCGCTGGTGTTCTGCAACACGCGCGCCGCCGTCAACCATCTGACCGCGCGCTTCAACAACCGCAATTTTTCCGTGGTCGCGCTGTCGGGCGAGCTCAGCCAGAACGAGCGCAGCCACGCCCTGCAGGCGATGCGCGACGGCCGCGCCAAAGTCTGTATCGCCACCGACGTCGCGGCACGCGGCATCGACCTGCCCAATCTCGAACTGGTCATCCACGCCGACCTGCCGACCAATCCGGAAACGCTGTTGCACCGCAGCGGCCGCACCGGCCGCGCCGGGCGCAAGGGCGTCAGCGCGCTGATCGTGCCGGGCAGCGCCCGCAGGCGCACCGAGCGGCTGTTGCAGAATGCCGGCCTCAAGGCGACCTGGGCAAGCCCGCCCTCGGCCGACGACGTGATCCGCCGCGACGACGAGCGCATTCTCGCCGACCCGGCCTTCGACGAGCCGGTGAAGGACGATGAGCGGACCTTCATCGACGCGCTGCTCGCCAAACATGGCGCCGAGCAGGTGGCCGCGGCCTTCGTGCGCCAGTGCCGCGCCAGCCGCTCGGCGCCCGAGGATCTGATGGACGTAGCACCCTTCACGCCCTCGCGTGAAGGATTGGCGCGTGAAAGACCGGCGGGCGAAAAATTCGCGCCGCGCGACGAGGCGCCGAGCCGCCGCGACGATTTCGGCGCCAGCGTCTGGTTCTCGCTGTCGGTCGGCCGCCGGCAGAATGCCGAGCCGCGCTGGCTGATCCCGATGCTGTGCCGCACCGGCAGCATCTCGAAGCGCGAGATCGGCGCCATCAAGATGCAGCCGGAAGAAACCTTCGTGCAGATCGCCGCGGACTGGGCCGAGCGTTTTCTCGCCGCCATCGGACCCGACCGCAAATTGCAGGGCAACATCGTGGTGAAGCGGCTGGACGGCACGCCGGACCTGTCGCGGGCCGGCTATCAGCCGCCGAGCCCCGACAAGAAGCCGCATCGCGGCAAGGCGCCGTTCGACCCGAGCGCGCCGAAGCGCAAATTCGAAAAGCGTGCACCGGCTTCAGCCGACCAGCGCCCGGCAGCCGCGCATGAGGCAAAGCCGTGGGCGAAAAAGCCGGGCAAGCCGAAATTCGACAATGCCGGCCCGCCAAAGCACAAGAAGGCGAAACGGCCCTCGTAA
- a CDS encoding aspartate-semialdehyde dehydrogenase has translation MSFKVAVVGATGNVGREMLNILEERGFPVSEVVALASRRSQGTEVSFGDRTLKVRTLDQYDFSDTDICVMSAGGNVSKEWSPKIGKQGCVVIDNSSAFRYDQDVPLIVPEVNPDAISLFTRKNIIANPNCSTAQLVVALKPLHDFATIKRVVVATYQSVSGAGKEGMDELFTQTRAVFVADQVDVKKFTKRIAFNVIPHIDVFLDDGFTKEEWKMVAETKKMLDPKIKLTATCVRVPVFIGHSEAVNIEFEKPITADEARDILRDAPGCQVLDKREDGGYITPLESAGEDATFISRIREDSTVDNGLSMWVVSDNLRKGAALNAVQIAELLVERGLIQPKKKAA, from the coding sequence ATGAGTTTCAAGGTTGCAGTCGTCGGCGCCACGGGAAATGTGGGCCGGGAAATGCTCAACATACTGGAAGAGCGCGGCTTTCCGGTAAGCGAAGTCGTGGCGCTGGCGTCGCGGCGCAGCCAGGGCACGGAAGTGTCGTTCGGCGACCGCACGCTGAAGGTCAGGACGCTCGACCAGTATGATTTTTCCGACACCGACATCTGCGTCATGTCGGCAGGCGGCAACGTCTCCAAGGAATGGTCGCCGAAGATCGGCAAGCAGGGCTGCGTCGTCATCGATAATTCGTCGGCCTTCCGCTACGACCAGGACGTGCCGCTGATCGTGCCGGAAGTGAACCCGGACGCGATCTCGCTGTTCACGCGCAAGAACATCATCGCCAACCCGAACTGCTCGACGGCGCAGCTGGTGGTGGCGCTGAAGCCGCTGCATGACTTCGCCACCATCAAGCGCGTCGTCGTCGCCACCTACCAGTCGGTGTCGGGCGCCGGCAAGGAAGGCATGGACGAGCTGTTCACGCAGACCCGCGCGGTGTTCGTCGCCGACCAGGTCGACGTCAAGAAGTTCACCAAGCGCATCGCCTTCAACGTCATTCCGCATATCGACGTCTTCCTCGACGATGGCTTCACCAAGGAAGAGTGGAAGATGGTCGCCGAGACCAAGAAGATGCTCGATCCCAAGATCAAGCTGACGGCGACCTGCGTGCGCGTGCCGGTGTTCATCGGCCATTCGGAAGCGGTCAACATCGAGTTCGAGAAGCCGATCACCGCCGACGAGGCACGCGATATCCTGCGCGACGCGCCCGGCTGCCAGGTCTTGGACAAGCGCGAGGACGGCGGCTACATCACGCCGCTGGAATCGGCCGGCGAGGATGCCACCTTCATCTCGCGCATCCGCGAGGATTCGACCGTCGACAACGGCCTGTCGATGTGGGTCGTCTCCGACAATCTGCGCAAGGGCGCGGCGCTGAACGCCGTGCAGATCGCCGAGCTCCTGGTCGAGCGCGGCCTGATCCAGCCGAAGAAGAAGGCGGCCTGA
- a CDS encoding GNAT family N-acetyltransferase: MPVIHTPVEDLFFIRDIVLPRQQATVAEAGEQIIGFIAVSDEWVEQLYLDPTWTGQGIGSRLLIDATAALPVAKLHCFQSNTGARRFYERHGFRAEAFGDGTTNEEGLPDILYVRRL, encoded by the coding sequence ATGCCGGTCATCCACACGCCGGTCGAAGACCTCTTTTTCATCCGCGATATCGTGCTGCCACGGCAGCAGGCGACAGTCGCCGAAGCGGGCGAGCAGATCATCGGTTTCATCGCCGTCAGCGACGAATGGGTGGAACAACTCTATCTCGACCCGACCTGGACAGGACAAGGCATCGGCAGCCGGTTGCTGATCGACGCCACCGCTGCCCTGCCGGTCGCGAAACTGCACTGCTTCCAATCCAACACCGGAGCCCGGCGCTTCTACGAGCGCCATGGCTTTCGCGCGGAAGCGTTCGGCGACGGCACGACCAACGAGGAAGGTCTGCCTGATATCTTGTATGTCCGCAGACTCTAA
- a CDS encoding bestrophin family protein: MIVRPRPNFLQLFFIMRGSVVPRILPQIFGFAIYSAVILALARWFELDLGVFNITPFGLVGVTLSIYLSFRNNAAYDRWWEARKLWGALVFEIRNLARATTSLIPDPAEQRALLMEALAFCHFLRGQLRKIDSIKDARAFIDTEAEAVANFANPADEMVRRMGRRANAQRRSGDVDPIGFRILDERLASMSAIQAGCERIAGTPLPFAYTLLVHRTAYIVCLLLPIGLISTTGWATPLFTALIAYTFFGLDALSEELEDPFGTEANDLALDGLCRVCEISVFEALGETPPKMLPAEKFYFS, translated from the coding sequence ATGATCGTTCGCCCGCGCCCAAACTTCCTGCAGCTGTTCTTCATCATGCGCGGCTCCGTGGTGCCGCGCATCCTGCCGCAGATTTTTGGGTTCGCCATCTATTCGGCGGTCATCCTGGCTCTGGCGCGATGGTTCGAGCTCGATCTCGGCGTCTTCAACATCACGCCGTTCGGCCTGGTCGGCGTGACGCTGTCGATCTATCTGTCCTTCCGCAACAACGCCGCCTATGACCGCTGGTGGGAGGCGCGTAAGCTGTGGGGCGCGCTGGTCTTCGAAATCCGCAATCTGGCGCGCGCCACGACCAGTCTCATTCCCGACCCGGCCGAACAGCGCGCCTTGCTGATGGAGGCGCTGGCCTTCTGCCACTTCCTGCGCGGCCAGTTGCGCAAGATCGACAGCATCAAGGACGCCCGCGCCTTCATCGACACTGAGGCGGAGGCGGTCGCGAATTTCGCCAATCCGGCCGACGAGATGGTTAGGCGCATGGGCCGCCGCGCCAATGCGCAGCGGCGCTCGGGCGACGTCGATCCGATCGGCTTCCGCATCCTCGATGAAAGGCTGGCGTCGATGTCAGCTATCCAGGCCGGCTGCGAGCGGATCGCCGGTACGCCCCTGCCTTTCGCCTATACGCTGCTGGTGCACCGCACGGCCTATATCGTCTGCCTGCTTCTGCCGATCGGGCTGATCTCGACCACCGGCTGGGCGACGCCGCTGTTCACGGCGCTGATCGCCTACACCTTCTTCGGCCTCGACGCACTTTCGGAGGAGCTCGAGGACCCGTTCGGCACCGAAGCCAACGACCTCGCGCTCGACGGCCTGTGCCGCGTTTGCGAAATCTCGGTGTTCGAGGCGCTGGGGGAAACGCCGCCAAAAATGCTTCCGGCCGAGAAGTTTTATTTCTCCTGA
- a CDS encoding DoxX family protein has protein sequence MSISETALVSSGALWTGRVLSGLIILFMIFDGAIKLPPLDIVTQTMVPLGWPADPNVARLLGVIGLTATALYALPRTSVFGAILLTAYMGGAIATNARIGNPLFSHTLFGVYLGIILWGGLYLRNPRVRELIPFSR, from the coding sequence ATGAGCATTTCCGAAACCGCGCTTGTCTCGTCCGGCGCCCTGTGGACCGGCCGCGTGCTCAGCGGCCTCATCATCCTGTTCATGATCTTCGACGGCGCCATCAAGCTGCCGCCGCTCGACATCGTCACCCAGACGATGGTGCCGCTGGGCTGGCCGGCAGATCCGAATGTCGCGCGCTTGCTCGGCGTCATAGGCCTGACCGCAACGGCGCTCTACGCCTTGCCGCGCACTTCGGTGTTCGGCGCCATCCTGCTCACCGCCTATATGGGCGGGGCCATCGCCACCAATGCGCGGATCGGCAATCCGCTGTTCTCGCACACGCTGTTCGGCGTCTATCTCGGCATCATCCTGTGGGGTGGCCTCTATCTGCGCAACCCCAGGGTGCGCGAGCTGATCCCATTCAGCCGATAG